In the Streptomyces sp. NBC_00525 genome, one interval contains:
- a CDS encoding DUF397 domain-containing protein, with product MSDRPAQQALRWRRSSRSTGMNNCVETAPFEDGRLLAVRDSKDVSLTPLEFSPTAWTSFVTGLRR from the coding sequence ATGTCCGATCGCCCCGCACAGCAAGCGTTACGGTGGCGGCGCAGCAGCCGCAGCACGGGTATGAACAACTGCGTGGAGACCGCCCCGTTCGAGGACGGGCGGCTGCTCGCCGTACGCGACTCCAAGGATGTGTCGCTCACCCCGCTGGAGTTCTCCCCCACGGCCTGGACGTCCTTCGTCACCGGTCTGCGGCGCTGA
- a CDS encoding 8-amino-7-oxononanoate synthase — MPATPFDWIDDEARRRADAGLVRRLRPRSAGAGPLDLASNDYLGLTRHPEVIAAAADAALRWGGGSTGSRLVTGSTALHAELERELAAFCGFEAALVLSSGYAANLAALTALTGRDGLIASDAGNHASIVDGCRLSRAATVVVPHADPEAVRKSLCGHEGRRLAVTDSVFSVDGDAAPLAALAAVCRAENAALLVDDAHGLGVLGEGGRGALDAAGIAGGGGVAATLTLSKSLGSQGGAVLGPARVIDHLVNTARTFIFDTGLAPAAVGAALGALRLLRREPERALRARTVATALYEGLTAAGLTAVRPDAAVVSVRAPSPDAAVRWAADCRTAGLAVGCFRPPSVPDGISRLRLTARADLTDEQIGQAVATVRRTAPAS, encoded by the coding sequence ATGCCCGCCACCCCGTTCGACTGGATCGACGACGAGGCGCGCCGTCGCGCGGACGCGGGGCTGGTCCGCAGGCTGCGGCCCCGGAGCGCCGGCGCCGGGCCGCTGGACCTCGCGAGCAACGACTACCTCGGCCTGACCCGGCACCCCGAGGTGATCGCGGCGGCGGCGGACGCGGCCCTGCGCTGGGGCGGCGGATCGACCGGCTCCCGCCTCGTGACGGGCTCGACCGCCCTTCACGCGGAACTCGAACGCGAACTCGCCGCGTTCTGCGGATTCGAGGCGGCCCTCGTGCTCTCCTCCGGCTACGCCGCCAACCTCGCGGCCCTCACCGCGCTCACCGGGCGCGACGGTCTCATCGCCTCGGACGCCGGCAACCACGCCTCCATCGTGGACGGCTGCCGGCTCTCGCGGGCGGCGACCGTCGTCGTCCCGCACGCCGACCCGGAGGCCGTCCGCAAGTCGCTGTGCGGGCACGAGGGCCGGCGGCTGGCCGTCACCGACTCGGTCTTCTCCGTGGACGGCGACGCCGCACCGCTCGCCGCGCTGGCCGCCGTCTGCCGGGCGGAGAACGCGGCGCTCCTGGTGGACGACGCGCACGGTCTCGGGGTGCTCGGCGAGGGCGGACGCGGAGCGCTCGACGCGGCGGGGATCGCGGGCGGCGGGGGCGTCGCCGCCACGCTCACCCTGTCCAAGTCGCTGGGCAGCCAGGGCGGCGCGGTCCTCGGCCCGGCCCGCGTCATCGACCACCTCGTCAACACCGCGCGGACGTTCATCTTCGACACCGGGCTCGCCCCGGCGGCGGTGGGCGCGGCGCTGGGCGCGCTGCGGCTGCTGCGCCGCGAACCGGAACGCGCGCTGCGGGCCCGTACGGTCGCCACCGCGCTGTACGAGGGGCTGACGGCGGCCGGGCTGACCGCGGTGCGCCCCGACGCGGCGGTTGTCTCGGTGCGGGCGCCGTCGCCGGACGCGGCGGTCCGCTGGGCCGCCGACTGCCGGACGGCGGGGCTGGCGGTCGGCTGCTTCCGGCCGCCTTCGGTCCCGGACGGCATCTCGCGGCTGCGGCTCACCGCCCGCGCCGACCTGACGGACGAGCAGATCGGGCAGGCGGTGGCGACGGTGCGGCGGACCGCCCCGGCGAGCTGA
- the bioB gene encoding biotin synthase BioB, with product MDLLNTLVDKGLRRELPTREEALAVLATPDDELLDVVAAAGRVRRQWFGRRVKLNYLVNLKSGLCPEDCSYCSQRLGSKAEILKYTWLKPEDASKAAAAGVAGGAKRVCLVASGRGPTDRDVDRVSKTIEAIKDQNEGVEVCACLGLLSQGQAERLRSAGADAYNHNLNTSEGTYGEITTTHTYADRVDTVHQAQAAGLSACSGLIAGMGESDEDLVDVVFSLRELDPDSVPVNFLIPFEGTPLAKEWNLTPQRCLRILAMVRFVCPDVEVRLAGGREVHLRSMQPLALHLVNSIFLGDYLTSEGQAGQADLDMIADAGFEVEGTGTTTLPGHRANAAAGCGSHTGGCGSEPESCGTHTGSGCGPCGGTAESPEAEVASAAAAAEPAEAPVPGARTDLVAVRRRGAGTDLAPNA from the coding sequence ATGGACCTCCTGAACACGCTGGTGGACAAGGGGCTGCGGCGCGAGCTGCCGACCCGTGAAGAAGCGCTCGCCGTACTGGCGACCCCGGACGACGAACTGCTCGATGTGGTGGCGGCGGCCGGCAGGGTGCGCCGTCAGTGGTTCGGGCGGCGGGTGAAGCTGAACTATCTGGTCAATCTGAAATCGGGGCTCTGTCCCGAGGACTGCTCGTACTGCTCGCAGCGGCTCGGCTCCAAGGCCGAGATCCTCAAGTACACCTGGCTCAAGCCCGAGGACGCCTCGAAGGCGGCGGCGGCCGGGGTGGCGGGCGGCGCCAAGCGCGTCTGCCTGGTGGCCAGCGGCCGGGGCCCCACCGACCGGGACGTGGACCGGGTCTCGAAGACCATCGAGGCCATCAAGGACCAGAACGAGGGCGTCGAGGTGTGCGCCTGCCTGGGGCTGCTCTCGCAGGGGCAGGCCGAGCGGCTGCGTTCGGCGGGCGCCGACGCGTACAACCACAACCTCAACACGTCCGAGGGGACGTACGGGGAGATCACGACCACCCACACCTACGCGGACCGGGTGGACACGGTGCACCAGGCGCAGGCCGCCGGGCTCTCCGCGTGCTCGGGGCTGATCGCGGGCATGGGCGAGAGCGACGAGGACCTGGTCGACGTGGTCTTCTCGCTGCGCGAGCTGGACCCGGACTCGGTGCCGGTCAACTTCCTGATCCCGTTCGAGGGGACGCCGCTCGCCAAGGAGTGGAACCTGACGCCGCAGCGCTGTCTGCGCATCCTGGCGATGGTCCGGTTCGTCTGCCCCGACGTGGAGGTGCGGCTCGCGGGCGGGCGCGAGGTCCATCTGCGCTCGATGCAGCCGCTCGCCCTGCACCTGGTGAACTCGATCTTCCTCGGCGACTATCTGACCAGCGAGGGCCAGGCCGGTCAGGCCGACCTGGACATGATCGCGGACGCCGGTTTCGAGGTGGAGGGGACGGGTACGACGACGCTCCCCGGGCACCGCGCGAACGCGGCGGCCGGCTGCGGCTCGCACACGGGCGGCTGCGGCTCGGAGCCGGAGAGCTGCGGCACGCACACCGGGAGCGGCTGCGGCCCGTGCGGCGGAACGGCGGAGAGCCCGGAGGCCGAGGTCGCGTCCGCCGCTGCCGCCGCCGAGCCGGCGGAGGCTCCGGTTCCGGGCGCCCGTACGGATCTGGTGGCGGTGCGCCGCCGCGGCGCGGGGACGGATCTCGCCCCCAATGCCTGA
- a CDS encoding adenosylmethionine--8-amino-7-oxononanoate transaminase: protein MPEPLSPAVLRDLDRAHVWHPYGPMPGRQEPLVVESASGVRLRLAEPAHGHDELVDGMSSWWSAVHGYNHPVLNEAARGQLDRMSHVMFGGLTHEPAVRLAARLVEITPEPLRHVFLADSGSVSVEVAVKMCLQYWRSAGQPAKQRLLTWRGGYHGDTWQPMSVCDPEGGMHELWSGALPRQVFADEPPAGYDAEPDPAYAAHLRELIERHAGELAAVIVEPVVQGAGGMRFHSPGYLRVLREACDAYGVLLVFDEIATGFGRTGQLFAADHAGVSPDVMCVGKALTGGYLTMAATLCTSEVADGISRGEVPVLAHGPTFMGNPLASAVACASIDLLLGQDWRQEVKRVEAGLREGLAAARELPGVRDVRVLGAIGVVQLDHEVDMAAATSAAVREGVWLRPFRDLVYTMPPYVTGDDDVARICRAVCAAAREG from the coding sequence ATGCCTGAGCCGCTCTCCCCCGCCGTGCTCCGGGACCTGGACCGGGCGCACGTCTGGCATCCGTACGGGCCCATGCCGGGCCGGCAGGAGCCGCTGGTCGTGGAGTCCGCGTCCGGGGTCCGGCTGCGGCTCGCCGAACCCGCCCACGGCCACGACGAGTTGGTGGACGGCATGTCCTCCTGGTGGTCGGCCGTGCACGGCTACAACCACCCGGTGCTCAACGAGGCGGCGCGCGGCCAGCTGGACCGGATGAGCCATGTGATGTTCGGCGGGCTCACGCACGAGCCCGCCGTCCGACTCGCGGCCCGGCTGGTGGAGATCACCCCGGAGCCGCTGCGCCACGTCTTCCTCGCCGATTCCGGTTCGGTGTCGGTCGAGGTCGCCGTGAAGATGTGCCTCCAGTACTGGCGCTCGGCCGGGCAGCCCGCCAAGCAGCGGCTGCTGACCTGGCGGGGCGGCTACCACGGCGACACCTGGCAGCCCATGTCGGTGTGCGACCCGGAGGGCGGGATGCACGAGCTGTGGTCGGGCGCCCTGCCCCGCCAGGTCTTCGCCGACGAGCCGCCCGCCGGCTACGACGCCGAGCCCGACCCCGCGTACGCGGCGCATCTGCGCGAACTGATCGAGCGGCACGCCGGCGAACTGGCCGCCGTGATCGTGGAGCCGGTCGTGCAGGGGGCGGGCGGCATGCGCTTCCACTCCCCCGGCTATCTGCGGGTGCTGCGCGAGGCGTGCGACGCGTACGGGGTCCTGCTCGTGTTCGACGAGATCGCCACCGGTTTCGGCCGTACGGGGCAGCTGTTCGCGGCCGACCACGCCGGGGTCTCCCCGGATGTGATGTGCGTGGGCAAGGCGCTGACCGGCGGCTACCTCACGATGGCGGCGACGCTGTGCACGAGCGAGGTCGCCGACGGCATCTCGCGCGGCGAGGTGCCCGTGCTCGCCCACGGACCGACGTTCATGGGCAACCCGCTCGCCTCGGCGGTGGCCTGCGCCTCCATCGACCTGCTGCTCGGCCAGGACTGGCGGCAGGAGGTGAAACGCGTCGAGGCGGGCCTGCGCGAGGGCCTGGCGGCGGCGCGCGAGCTGCCCGGCGTCCGCGATGTGCGGGTGCTCGGCGCCATCGGCGTGGTCCAGCTGGACCACGAGGTGGACATGGCGGCGGCGACCTCGGCGGCGGTACGGGAAGGGGTGTGGCTGCGGCCGTTCCGCGACCTCGTCTACACCATGCCGCCGTACGTGACGGGGGACGACGATGTGGCACGGATCTGCCGCGCGGTGTGCGCGGCGGCACGGGAGGGCTGA
- the bioD gene encoding dethiobiotin synthase translates to MRVLVVTGTGTEIGKTIVTAAVAAAAAPRRVAVLKPAQTGLEPGEPGDAAEVARLAGGHVTAVELARFPEPLAPATAARRAGMRPVRPYEIAEAVEKLATEHDLVLVEGAGGLLVRFDDEGATLADAARLLEAPVLVVAPAGLGTLNSTALTAEALRARGLSCPGVVIGSMPAAPDLAARCNVTDLPVAAGAPLLGVVPEGAGSLAPVEFRARAADWLARPLGGRRP, encoded by the coding sequence ATGCGCGTTCTGGTGGTGACCGGGACCGGCACGGAGATCGGCAAGACGATCGTGACGGCGGCCGTGGCGGCCGCCGCCGCGCCCCGCCGCGTCGCCGTCCTCAAACCGGCCCAGACCGGCCTGGAGCCGGGCGAACCGGGAGACGCGGCCGAGGTGGCGCGGCTCGCGGGCGGCCATGTGACCGCGGTCGAACTGGCCCGGTTCCCGGAGCCGTTGGCGCCCGCGACGGCGGCCAGGCGCGCCGGCATGCGGCCGGTGCGCCCGTACGAGATCGCGGAGGCGGTGGAGAAGCTGGCCACCGAGCACGACCTGGTCCTCGTGGAGGGCGCGGGCGGGCTGCTCGTACGGTTCGACGACGAGGGCGCGACCCTGGCGGACGCGGCCCGGCTGCTGGAGGCGCCGGTCCTGGTGGTCGCCCCGGCCGGGCTGGGCACGCTCAACTCCACGGCCCTGACGGCGGAGGCGCTGCGGGCGCGCGGGCTGAGCTGTCCGGGCGTGGTCATCGGCAGCATGCCTGCCGCGCCGGATCTGGCGGCGCGCTGCAATGTGACGGACCTGCCGGTGGCGGCGGGCGCGCCGCTGCTCGGCGTGGTGCCGGAGGGCGCGGGGTCGCTCGCGCCCGTTGAGTTTCGCGCGCGGGCGGCGGACTGGCTGGCCCGGCCGCTGGGCGGCCGCCGGCCGTAG
- a CDS encoding cytochrome P450, with the protein MSATTFRSRITARLGRGYLARIQKHGLGSSTMRLLPDQLLMPLRRDGLDPVRRLAEARASAPVRRVALPFGMDAWVVTGYEESKAVLGRAEGFSTDFAHLAGNAGIVAEHSPGGLGFSDPPVHTRLRRILTPEFTMRRLRRLTPRIDAIVAERLDAMAAAPGPVDLVHSFALPVPSLTICELLGVPYEDRDDFQKLAMDRFDLFAGTTAPFGAMSASLDYFRGVVRAQRRDPGDGLLGMIVREHGDSVDDEELAGLADGVLTGGFETTASTIALGALVLLRNPEVAARLRTDDGLAGPFVEEVLRYLSAVQMAFPRFAREDIEIAGVTIPRGDMVLCSLSGANRDPAYVTDDGRFDVDRVTPAGHLAFGYGIHRCIGAELARMELRAAFPALVGRFPAMRLAVPPQDLAFRKLSIVYGIDGLPVHLR; encoded by the coding sequence TTGAGTGCGACGACGTTCCGTTCCCGTATCACCGCCCGGCTCGGACGCGGCTACCTGGCGCGCATCCAGAAGCACGGACTCGGCTCCTCCACCATGCGGCTGCTGCCCGACCAGCTGCTGATGCCGTTGCGCAGGGACGGGCTGGACCCGGTGCGGCGGCTCGCGGAGGCCCGGGCGAGCGCGCCGGTGCGCAGGGTGGCCCTGCCGTTCGGGATGGACGCCTGGGTGGTCACGGGGTACGAGGAGTCGAAGGCGGTGCTCGGCCGCGCCGAGGGGTTCAGCACCGACTTCGCCCATCTGGCGGGCAACGCGGGCATAGTCGCCGAGCACAGCCCCGGTGGTCTCGGCTTCAGCGACCCGCCGGTGCACACCCGGCTGCGCCGCATCCTGACCCCGGAGTTCACCATGCGCCGGCTGCGCCGGCTGACGCCCAGGATCGACGCCATCGTCGCGGAGCGGCTCGACGCGATGGCCGCGGCGCCGGGGCCGGTGGACCTCGTGCACTCCTTCGCGCTGCCCGTGCCGTCGCTGACGATCTGCGAGCTGCTCGGGGTGCCCTACGAGGACCGCGACGACTTCCAGAAGCTGGCCATGGACCGCTTCGACCTGTTCGCCGGGACGACCGCGCCGTTCGGCGCGATGTCCGCGTCGCTCGACTACTTCCGGGGCGTCGTCCGGGCGCAGCGGCGCGACCCCGGCGACGGGCTGCTGGGGATGATCGTGCGGGAGCACGGCGACAGCGTGGACGACGAGGAACTGGCGGGCCTGGCCGACGGGGTGCTCACCGGCGGGTTCGAGACGACGGCCAGCACGATCGCGCTCGGCGCGCTGGTGCTGCTGCGCAATCCGGAGGTGGCGGCGCGGCTGCGGACGGACGACGGGCTCGCGGGCCCCTTCGTGGAGGAGGTGCTGCGCTATCTCTCGGCCGTGCAGATGGCCTTTCCCCGGTTCGCCCGCGAGGACATCGAGATCGCCGGCGTGACGATCCCGCGCGGCGACATGGTGCTGTGCTCGCTGAGCGGCGCCAACCGCGATCCGGCGTACGTCACGGACGACGGGCGGTTCGACGTGGACCGGGTCACCCCGGCCGGGCACCTGGCCTTCGGGTACGGCATCCACCGCTGCATCGGCGCGGAGCTGGCCCGGATGGAGCTGCGCGCCGCCTTCCCGGCGCTGGTCGGGCGCTTTCCGGCCATGCGGCTCGCGGTCCCGCCGCAGGACCTGGCGTTCCGCAAGCTGTCGATCGTGTACGGCATCGACGGCCTGCCCGTACACCTGCGCTGA
- a CDS encoding GNAT family N-acetyltransferase — translation MNDLAVRPAALPDIDAVLRFWRTSAEGTSVSDDHDGVARLIARDAGALLLAERDGALVGTVIAGFDGWRCSLYRLAVHPDHRRRGIATALLDAAERHFAEVGGRRVDAMVLERNERAHHTWGAAGYRRQDQWRRWVKPLREGTGAE, via the coding sequence ATGAACGATCTCGCCGTACGGCCCGCCGCCCTGCCCGACATCGATGCCGTCCTGCGGTTCTGGCGCACGTCCGCCGAGGGGACGAGCGTCAGCGACGACCACGACGGGGTGGCCCGGCTGATCGCCCGCGACGCCGGGGCGCTGCTGCTCGCGGAACGGGACGGTGCGCTGGTCGGGACCGTGATCGCCGGGTTCGACGGCTGGAGGTGTTCCCTGTACCGGCTGGCCGTGCATCCGGACCACCGCCGCCGGGGCATCGCGACCGCGCTGCTGGACGCGGCGGAGCGGCACTTCGCCGAGGTGGGCGGGCGGCGGGTGGACGCCATGGTCCTGGAGCGGAACGAGCGCGCGCACCACACCTGGGGGGCGGCCGGATACCGGCGGCAGGACCAGTGGCGTCGGTGGGTGAAGCCGCTCCGGGAGGGAACAGGGGCGGAGTGA
- a CDS encoding hemolysin family protein: MTEVLLLLVAVLLSLACGAFVAAEFSLTTVERGQLETAVEQGERGAASAMKAVRGLTFQLSGAQLGITVTNLVVGMLSEPSIAKLIRGPVEAVGLSPGVASSVALVIGTALSTVFLMVVGELVPKNWAISSPLAVAKAVATPQRIFTAVFRPFISHLNNTANHIVRRFGLEPAEELASARSPQELVALARHSAREGALEADTAELFVRTLNLPELTAENVMTPRVQVTALEVGATAEDVANATRATGLSRFPVYRNNLDTVVGVAHIKDVLAIPADERPRKRVSEMLREPVLVPETLTVDRLLDQLSGKLAMAVVIDEYGGTAGVVTLEDIVEEVVGEVRDEHDPHETPDLAPAGEDADGRVLWSADGAARMDQLERIGLRVPDGPYETLAGLVATEVGRIPAVGDSIELAGWRIDVVDASGRRAARALLHAPVTGSHQPSEDER, encoded by the coding sequence ATGACCGAAGTGCTTCTGCTGCTCGTTGCGGTACTGCTCTCCCTCGCCTGCGGCGCCTTCGTCGCGGCGGAGTTCTCACTGACCACGGTCGAGCGCGGCCAGCTGGAAACGGCCGTCGAGCAGGGCGAGCGCGGCGCGGCCAGCGCCATGAAGGCCGTACGCGGGCTCACCTTCCAGCTCTCCGGGGCGCAGCTCGGCATCACCGTCACCAACCTGGTCGTCGGCATGCTCTCCGAGCCGTCCATCGCCAAGCTCATCCGCGGCCCGGTGGAGGCCGTCGGGCTGTCGCCGGGCGTCGCGTCGTCCGTGGCGCTCGTCATCGGTACGGCCCTGTCCACGGTGTTCCTGATGGTCGTCGGCGAGCTGGTCCCGAAGAACTGGGCCATCTCCTCGCCGCTGGCCGTGGCGAAGGCCGTCGCCACCCCGCAGCGGATCTTCACGGCCGTCTTCCGGCCCTTCATCAGCCACCTCAACAACACCGCCAACCACATCGTGCGCCGCTTCGGTCTGGAGCCCGCCGAGGAGCTGGCCTCGGCCCGCAGCCCGCAGGAGCTGGTCGCGCTCGCCCGGCACTCCGCCCGCGAGGGCGCGCTGGAGGCGGACACCGCGGAGCTGTTCGTCCGTACCCTCAATCTGCCGGAGCTGACCGCGGAGAACGTGATGACCCCGCGCGTCCAGGTCACCGCGCTGGAAGTCGGCGCGACCGCCGAGGACGTCGCCAACGCCACCCGGGCCACCGGCCTCTCCCGCTTCCCCGTCTACCGCAACAACCTCGACACCGTCGTCGGCGTCGCCCACATCAAGGACGTCCTGGCGATCCCCGCCGACGAGCGCCCCCGCAAGCGGGTCTCCGAGATGCTGCGCGAGCCGGTGCTCGTGCCCGAGACGCTGACCGTGGACCGGCTGCTGGACCAGCTGTCCGGCAAGCTCGCCATGGCCGTGGTCATCGACGAGTACGGCGGCACGGCGGGCGTCGTGACCCTGGAGGACATCGTCGAGGAGGTCGTCGGCGAGGTGCGCGACGAGCACGACCCGCACGAGACGCCGGACCTCGCTCCGGCCGGTGAGGACGCCGACGGGCGTGTCCTGTGGTCGGCGGACGGCGCCGCCCGTATGGATCAGCTGGAGCGGATCGGGCTGCGCGTGCCGGACGGCCCCTACGAGACCCTGGCCGGTCTGGTCGCCACGGAGGTCGGCCGCATCCCGGCCGTGGGCGACTCCATCGAGCTGGCCGGCTGGCGGATCGACGTGGTGGACGCCTCCGGGCGCCGCGCCGCCCGCGCCCTGCTGCACGCCCCGGTGACCGGTTCCCACCAGCCGTCGGAGGACGAGCGATGA
- a CDS encoding hemolysin family protein codes for MTAVQLFIGLLTLVVNAFFVGAEFALISVRRSQIEPQAEQGNRRARSVIWGLEHVSALLAAAQLGITLCTLVLGIVAEPAIAHLLEPVFDAVGVPHGLVHPISFVIALSVATYLHMLLGEMVPKNIALAEPVRSALLLGPPLVALARALRPVIFTINAFANGLLKLLRVETKDEVAATFSDDELARLVKDAGDAGLVDDRAAERLHHALELGRRPVRDVVLPVDRVMYIRVGATPEELERLSYETGFSRFPVMDAEQRILGYLHVKDALDVTPRDMPFPVSSMRPIARVRAATPLDDVLTALRRSRTHLAAVLDEEDRLAGMVTMEDVLRELVGRPQSR; via the coding sequence ATGACCGCCGTACAGCTCTTCATCGGTCTGCTGACGCTGGTCGTGAACGCGTTCTTCGTCGGCGCCGAATTCGCCCTGATCTCGGTGCGCCGCAGCCAGATCGAACCGCAGGCCGAACAGGGCAACCGGCGGGCGCGCAGCGTCATCTGGGGCCTGGAACACGTCTCGGCGCTGCTCGCGGCGGCGCAGCTGGGCATCACGCTGTGCACCCTGGTCCTCGGCATCGTCGCCGAGCCGGCCATCGCGCATCTGCTGGAGCCCGTCTTCGACGCGGTGGGCGTGCCGCACGGGCTGGTCCATCCGATCTCGTTCGTGATCGCGCTGTCGGTGGCGACCTATCTGCACATGCTGCTGGGCGAGATGGTCCCGAAGAACATCGCGCTGGCCGAACCGGTGCGCTCCGCGCTGCTGCTGGGCCCCCCGCTGGTGGCGCTGGCCAGGGCGCTGCGTCCGGTGATCTTCACGATCAACGCCTTCGCCAACGGGCTGCTGAAGCTGTTGCGGGTGGAGACGAAGGACGAGGTGGCGGCCACGTTCTCGGACGACGAGCTGGCTCGTCTGGTGAAGGACGCCGGTGACGCCGGACTGGTCGACGACCGGGCGGCGGAGCGGCTGCACCACGCCCTGGAGCTGGGCCGGCGGCCGGTACGCGACGTGGTGCTGCCGGTGGACCGGGTGATGTACATCCGGGTCGGCGCGACGCCGGAGGAGCTGGAGCGGCTGTCGTACGAGACGGGCTTCTCGCGCTTCCCGGTGATGGACGCCGAGCAGCGCATCCTCGGCTACCTCCATGTGAAGGACGCCCTGGACGTGACCCCGCGCGACATGCCGTTCCCGGTGTCCTCGATGCGGCCGATCGCCCGCGTCCGGGCGGCGACCCCGCTTGACGACGTACTGACGGCGCTGCGCCGCAGCCGTACGCACCTGGCGGCGGTGCTCGACGAGGAGGACCGGCTGGCCGGCATGGTCACGATGGAGGACGTCCTCCGGGAGCTCGTGGGGCGCCCGCAGAGCCGCTGA